Part of the Streptomyces sp. f51 genome is shown below.
CAGGGCCAGGAGCGCGAGCGCGCAGCGGATCGAGCTGCGCAGGTCCTGGGCCCAGCGCAGGTCGTGCGCGACCTCCCCGGTCGGGGGCGGGGGTGCCTCGGCCGCTGCGCGGGGGTCGTCGCGGGGGTCCATGGGTCCGACGGTAGTGAGCCGCGGGACCGGGGGCGATGTGCGTTGACGGGTCTTTGACGAGCCATGGCGTCAACGTTGCGACAAGGCCGGGGGGCTCTGTATGGGATGCGTCAAAGGAGCGCTGTGTCCCGTATGGGTGGCGTCAACGGTGGCCGGATCCGGCCGGTGAGGAGTTCTCCTCTAAGCGTCAGTTCCCGACCGCATCTCCCCTAGGAGCTCACGATGGCCGACGTGGCCTTCGTCGTCACCACGATCGCGGTGTTCGCGCTGGTGGCCCTCGTCGCCAAGGGGGTGACGAAGCTGTGACCGCCGAGAACGTCGTCGGCCTGATCGTGGCCGTCGCCCTGCTGGGCTATCTCGTCCTCGCCCTCCTCTTCCCGGAGAGGTTCTGAGCACCGATATGAGTCCCGTCCTCGCGGGCGTGCTCCAGCTGCTGGCCCTGGTCGCCGCGCTGGCCCTCGTCCACCGCCCCCTCGGCGACTACATGGCCGGGGTCTACTCCTCCCGCAGACATCTGCGCGCCGAGAAGTGGATCTACAAGGCCATCGGCGCCGACCCGGACACGCAGATGCGCTGGCCCGCCTATCTGCGCGGTGTCCTGGCCTTCTCCGCCGTCAGTGTCCTCTTCCTGTACGTCCTCCAGCGGGTCCAGGGCCATCTGCCGGGCTCCCTCGGCTTCCGGTCC
Proteins encoded:
- the kdpF gene encoding K(+)-transporting ATPase subunit F, which gives rise to MTAENVVGLIVAVALLGYLVLALLFPERF